A genome region from Bufo gargarizans isolate SCDJY-AF-19 chromosome 2, ASM1485885v1, whole genome shotgun sequence includes the following:
- the TP53 gene encoding cellular tumor antigen p53 isoform X2, translating into MCRHIALWWEGQGCARCHPLSLSFRLPADDIAGVSCAEENILDFEYPLPPVMSALQEGGVSSTFVPAPHSAVPSTEDYPGLHGLSLEFQQNGTAKSVTCTYSPVLNKLFCQSAKTCPVLIRVHNAPPGGSVLRAVAVYKKSEHVAEVVRRCPHHERSVEAGDDYAPRNHLIRVEGNSRACYTEDTNGRHSVCVSYEDPQVGCEFTVLLLNYMCNSSCMGGMNRRAIMTIITLESKEGYLLGRRCFEVRICACPGRDRRTEEENCLKKELKTSLKRAVQGSPVSDAALPKKKKDLNEEETFTLQVKGRERYEMLKKINDALELQDKADQQILTLKCRKCRDDIKPKKGKKLLVKDEQDSE; encoded by the exons ATGTG CCGCCATATCGCCCTGTGGTGGGAGGGGCAGGGCTGCGCACGCTGTCATCCGCTTTCCTTGTCTTTCAGGCTGCCGGCGGATGATATTGCGGGGGTCAGCTGTGCGGAGGAGAACATTCTG GACTTTGAGTACCCGCTGCCGCCCGTCATGTCTgccttacaggaggggggggTGAGCAGCACCTTCGTCCCAGCCCCCCACTCGGCCGTCCCGTCCACTGAAGACTACCCGGGCCTTCATGGCCTGAGCCTGGAGTTCCAGCAGAATGGGACGGCCAAGTCCGTGACCTGCACA TACTCTCCTGTCCTCAACAAGCTGTTCTGCCAGTCGGCCAAGACCTGCCCCGTCCTCATCCGGGTGCACAACGCTCCCCCCGGGGGCTCCGTGCTGCGCGCTGTGGCGGTTTACAAGAAGTCGGAACATGTGGCCGAGGTTGTCAGACGCTGCCCCCACCACGAGAGAAGCGTGGAGGCCGGAGACG ACTATGCTCCCAGAAATCACCTGATCCGCGTAGAAGGCAACTCTCGGGCGTGTTACACGGAGGACACCAATGGGCGGCACAGTGTCTGCGTGTCGTATGAGGACCCACAG GTGGGCTGTGAGTTCACGGTTCTCCTCCTGAACTACATGTGTAACAGTTCCTGTATGGGCGGCATGAACCGGCGGGCAATCATGACCATCATTACATTGGAGTCTAAAGA GGGCTACCTCCTGGGACGTCGCTGCTTTGAGGTTCGTATCTGTGCTTGTCCTGGAAGAGATCGCAGGACAGAGGAGGAGAATTGCTTGAAGAAGGAGCTGAAGACCAGTTTGAAGAGAG CTGTGCAGGGCTCGCCTGTCTCGGATGCTGCACTTCCCAAGAAGAAGAAGGATCTTAATGAAGAGGAGACCTTCACCCTCCAG GTGAAGGGTCGTGAGCGCTACGAGATGCTGAAGAAGATAAATGATGCCCTGGAGCTACAGGACAAGGCCGATCAGCAGATACT GACCCTGAAATGCAGGAAATGTCGTGATGATATCAAACCCAAGAAAGGGAAGAAGCTGCTGGTAAAAGATGAGCAGGACTCTGAGTGA
- the LOC122928181 gene encoding bile salt-activated lipase-like produces MAALRGPHPSTGRLSTATLPLPLQGDVAPGVPPYLSTGGLSTAALPLPPQGDMAALRGPRPSTGGFSTAALPLPLQGDMAALRGPHPSTGRLSTAALPLPLQGDMAARLSTGRLSTAALPLPLQGDMAACLSTGRLSTAALPLPLQGNMAPHLSTGRLSTAALPLPLQGNMAPRPSTGRLSTAALPLPLQGDMAPRPSTGRLSTAALPLPLQGDMAPHLCTGRFSTAALPLPLQGGMAPHLCTGGLSTAALPLPLQGDMAPHLCTGRFSTAALPLPLQGDMAALRAPYLSTGRLSTAALPLPLQGDMAALRAPHLCTGGLSTAARLH; encoded by the exons ATGGCGGCACTCCGGGGGCCACATCCCAGCACAGGAAGGCTTAGTACTGCAACCCTGCCCCTCCCACTACAGGGAGATGTGGCACCCGGAGTGCCGCCTTATCTCAGCACAGGAGGGCTTAGTACTGCAGCTCTGCCCCTCCCACCACAGGGCGATATGGCGGCACTCCGGGGGCCACGTCCCAGCACAGGAGGGTTTAGTACTGCAGCTCTGCCCCTCCCACTACAGGGCGATATGGCGGCACTCCGGGGGCCACATCCCAGCACAGGAAGGCTTAGTACTGCAGCCCTGCCCCTCCCACTACAGGGCGATATGGCAGCACGTCTCAGCACAGGAAGGCTTAGTACTGCAGCCCTGCCCCTCCCACTACAGGGCGATATGGCAGCATGTCTCAGCACAGGAAGGCTTAGTACTGCAGCCCTGCCCCTCCCACTACAGGGCAATATGGCGCCACATCTCAGCACAGGAAGGCTTAGTACTGCAGCCCTGCCCCTCCCACTACAGGGCAATATGGCGCCACGTCCCAGCACAGGAAGGCTTAGTACTGCAGCCCTGCCCCTCCCACTACAGGGCGATATGGCGCCACGTCCCAGCACAGGAAGGCTTAGTACTGCAGCCCTGCCCCTCCCACTACAGGGCGATATGGCACCACATCTCTGCACAGGAAGGTTTAGTACTGCAGCCCTGCCCCTCCCACTACAGGGCGGTATGGCACCACATCTCTGCACAGGAGGGCTTAGTACTGCAGCCCTGCCCCTCCCACTACAGGGCGATATGGCACCACATCTCTGCACAGGAAGGTTTAGTACTGCAGCCCTGCCCCTCCCACTACAGGGCGATATGGCGGCAC TCCGGGCACCATATCTCAGCACAGGAAGGCTTAGTACTGCAGCCCTGCCCCTCCCACTACAGGGCGATATGGCGGCACTCCGGGCACCACATCTCTGCACAGGAGGGCTTAGTACTGCAGCTCGGCTCCACTGA
- the TP53 gene encoding cellular tumor antigen p53 isoform X1 gives MVLEAFVVGGGSAVQAGSWGIPNTRTTAAAARPPGTENSFLPRMDPPSEGAMEPPLSQETFEDLWSLLPADDIAGVSCAEENILDFEYPLPPVMSALQEGGVSSTFVPAPHSAVPSTEDYPGLHGLSLEFQQNGTAKSVTCTYSPVLNKLFCQSAKTCPVLIRVHNAPPGGSVLRAVAVYKKSEHVAEVVRRCPHHERSVEAGDDYAPRNHLIRVEGNSRACYTEDTNGRHSVCVSYEDPQVGCEFTVLLLNYMCNSSCMGGMNRRAIMTIITLESKEGYLLGRRCFEVRICACPGRDRRTEEENCLKKELKTSLKRAVQGSPVSDAALPKKKKDLNEEETFTLQVKGRERYEMLKKINDALELQDKADQQILTLKCRKCRDDIKPKKGKKLLVKDEQDSE, from the exons ATGGTTCTGGAGGCTTTTGTTGTGGGCGGGGGGAGCGCGGTGCAGGCCGGGAGCTGGGGAATTCCCAACACGAGGACGACGGCGGCGGCGGCTCGGCCTCCGGGAACCGAAAACag TTTTCTGCCACGAATGGACCCCCCGAGCGAGGGCGCTATGGAGCCGCCTCTGAGTCAGGAGACCTTTGAGGACCTCTGGAGCCT GCTGCCGGCGGATGATATTGCGGGGGTCAGCTGTGCGGAGGAGAACATTCTG GACTTTGAGTACCCGCTGCCGCCCGTCATGTCTgccttacaggaggggggggTGAGCAGCACCTTCGTCCCAGCCCCCCACTCGGCCGTCCCGTCCACTGAAGACTACCCGGGCCTTCATGGCCTGAGCCTGGAGTTCCAGCAGAATGGGACGGCCAAGTCCGTGACCTGCACA TACTCTCCTGTCCTCAACAAGCTGTTCTGCCAGTCGGCCAAGACCTGCCCCGTCCTCATCCGGGTGCACAACGCTCCCCCCGGGGGCTCCGTGCTGCGCGCTGTGGCGGTTTACAAGAAGTCGGAACATGTGGCCGAGGTTGTCAGACGCTGCCCCCACCACGAGAGAAGCGTGGAGGCCGGAGACG ACTATGCTCCCAGAAATCACCTGATCCGCGTAGAAGGCAACTCTCGGGCGTGTTACACGGAGGACACCAATGGGCGGCACAGTGTCTGCGTGTCGTATGAGGACCCACAG GTGGGCTGTGAGTTCACGGTTCTCCTCCTGAACTACATGTGTAACAGTTCCTGTATGGGCGGCATGAACCGGCGGGCAATCATGACCATCATTACATTGGAGTCTAAAGA GGGCTACCTCCTGGGACGTCGCTGCTTTGAGGTTCGTATCTGTGCTTGTCCTGGAAGAGATCGCAGGACAGAGGAGGAGAATTGCTTGAAGAAGGAGCTGAAGACCAGTTTGAAGAGAG CTGTGCAGGGCTCGCCTGTCTCGGATGCTGCACTTCCCAAGAAGAAGAAGGATCTTAATGAAGAGGAGACCTTCACCCTCCAG GTGAAGGGTCGTGAGCGCTACGAGATGCTGAAGAAGATAAATGATGCCCTGGAGCTACAGGACAAGGCCGATCAGCAGATACT GACCCTGAAATGCAGGAAATGTCGTGATGATATCAAACCCAAGAAAGGGAAGAAGCTGCTGGTAAAAGATGAGCAGGACTCTGAGTGA